DNA from Borreliella garinii:
GAGAAATAGTTATTTCAAGAGGTGGTGAGGAAGATGTGCTTGTCTGATAAAGGAGTTTTGTTTGCCTAAGGTTTTATATAAATCATCAGAAGTTGATAATTCAGTAAAGTTTGAATTTGTTGAGATAGCAAAGCCTGTTTTTGAATCCTTGGAAATTAAGGAGAAGGAAGGCAAAGTTTACGACATAGAAAGTCAAATTGCCAAACTTAAAGAAGAGTTACAATTTTTAAGAGATGAAAAATTGCAACTTGAGGAAGAGCTTGTTAAAAGACAAGAACTTGCCAAAGAAGAAATCCAAATTGAATCTGATAGGCTTATTGAAGAGGCCAGGATAAAAGCCAATGAAGTATTAGAGACAGCAAAGCAAGAAGCAGATCTTTTGCAAAGAGAAGCTATTTATAAGAAGGAATCCATTGAGACCGAGTCTAATGCTGAAATTGAAAGATTGGCAAGAGAGTATGAGGAAAAATTAAAAAGAGATCTTGAGGTAGCAACCGCTAAAGGCAGGGAAGAAGGGTATAGCAAAGGTTATGAAAGTGGTTTTGAAGATTTTGACAAAGTTATGAGAAAGCTTCATAGCATAATAGCATCTTTGATTGCCGAAAGGAAAAGCATTCTTGAATCTTCGAGTGGTCAAATAGTAAGTCTTGTTATGCAAATTGCAATTAAGGTTATTAAGAGAATTACAGATTCTCAAAAAGATATTATCTTGGAAAATGTTAATGAGGTATTGAAAAGGATAAAAGATAAGACGCAGATTACCATTCGTGTAAATCTTGATGATTTAGATATTGTTAGACATAAAAAGAGTGATTTTATTTCTAGATTTGATATTATAGAAACTTTAGAAATAATAGAAGATCCCAACATAGGCAAAGGTGGTTGTATAATTGAAACTAATTTTGGAGAGATTGATGCGCGTATTTCTTCTCAACTTGATAAAATAGAGGAAAAATTTAAAAATTTTTCGTTATTGAGTTAAGTATTTAAAGGAATTTTAGTGAGCAATTTTTTTGAAAATTATTTAAGACAAGTAGATGATATTGAAACTATCTCTTTTGTTGGCAGAGTGCAAAAAATAAAAGGTCTTTTAGTTGAAAGTTTGGGGCCTCAGTGTGCTGTTGGAGATTTATGTTTAATTGATCAAAGGAATAATAAAAAGGTATGTGCTGAGGTTTTGGGCTTTAATGGGCCTTATGTTAGTCTTATGGCTTATGAAGGATTTAGCGGAATTGAAGTTGGGAATAAAGTCTATTCTTTAAATAAAGGGCTAGAAATAAATCTTAGTGATGAGCTTTTAGGAAGGGTTATTGATTCTCTTGGTAGGCCTATTGATAATAAAGGGTCATTTTTAAAAAATAGATATAAAGAGTTAACTTTTGAGAAAATCAATCCAATTAATAGAAGTATTTTCGAAGAACAAATATTAACAGGAGTTAAAGTTCTTGATGGGTTTTTGCCAGTCGCAAAAGGACAAAGAGTTGGTATTTTTTCTGGTGCTGGTGTTGGTAAATCT
Protein-coding regions in this window:
- the fliH gene encoding flagellar assembly protein FliH, whose protein sequence is MPKVLYKSSEVDNSVKFEFVEIAKPVFESLEIKEKEGKVYDIESQIAKLKEELQFLRDEKLQLEEELVKRQELAKEEIQIESDRLIEEARIKANEVLETAKQEADLLQREAIYKKESIETESNAEIERLAREYEEKLKRDLEVATAKGREEGYSKGYESGFEDFDKVMRKLHSIIASLIAERKSILESSSGQIVSLVMQIAIKVIKRITDSQKDIILENVNEVLKRIKDKTQITIRVNLDDLDIVRHKKSDFISRFDIIETLEIIEDPNIGKGGCIIETNFGEIDARISSQLDKIEEKFKNFSLLS